Proteins co-encoded in one Sus scrofa isolate TJ Tabasco breed Duroc chromosome 14, Sscrofa11.1, whole genome shotgun sequence genomic window:
- the ZNF84 gene encoding zinc finger protein 84 isoform X1 yields MTMLQESFSFEDLSVDFTQKEWQLLDPYQKDLYKDVMLENYSSLVSLGYEVMKPGVILKLEQGEEPWTGDGEIPGSDPPEQVLQVNGHMTWHKDNQEKLQNMKQDHECDAPGKNFNMNVNFVPLRSSNNEDDIDGLVLKHHLGLIFPKADCGKTESADVNIFDKLFLHTKPGESDTWLKYYECGKFDKVSYKKSQIIIYHRTRLGEKLYECSECRKRFNKKSSLIKHQSRHIREIAYGCGKCGKTFPQKSQFITHHRTHTGEKPYNCSQCGKAFSQKSQLTSHQRTHTGEKPYECGECGKAFSRKSHLISHWRTHTGEKPYGCSECGRAFSEKSNLINHQRIHTGEKPFECRECGKAFSRKSQLVTHHRTHTGTKPYGCSDCRKAFFEKSELVRHQTIHTGEKPYECSECRKAFRERSSLINHQRTHTGEKPHGCIQCGKAFSQKSHLLSHQMTHTGEKPFVCSKCGKAFSRKSQLVRHQRTHTGEKPYECNECGKAFSEKLSLTNHQRIHTGEKPYVCSECGKAFCQKSHLISHQRTHTGEKPYECTECGKAFGEKSSLATHQRTHTGEKPYECRDCEKAFSQKSQLNTHQRIHTGEKPYECGICQKAFFEKSELIRHQRTHTGEKPYECSECRKAFREKSSLINHQRTHTGEKPFECSDCGKAFSRKSHLIPHQRTHTGEKPYGCSECRKAFSQKSQLVNHQRIHTGEKPYQCSECEKAFSQKSQLINHRRTHTLKKS; encoded by the exons ATGACCATGTTACAG GAGTCATTCTCATTTGAAGATTTGTCTGTGGACTTCACCCAGAAAGAATGGCAGCTGCTGGACCCCTATCAGAAGGACTTATATAAAGATGTCATGTTGGAGAACTATAGCAGCCTTGTGTCACTGG GGTATGAGGTTATGAAACCTGGTGTCATACTCAAGTTGGAGCAAGGAGAAGAGCCGTGGACAGGAGATGGAGAAATTCCAGGTTCAGACCCCCCAG aACAAGTCTTGCAAGTAAATGGTCACATGACTTGGCACAAGGATAACCAAGAGAAGCTTCAAAATATGAAGCAAGATCATGAATGTGATGCACCGGGAAAGAATTTTAATATGAATGTGAACTTTGTTCCTTTAAGGAGTTCAAACAATGAAGATGACATAGATGGATTAGTTTTAAAACATCACTTAGGtttaatttttccaaaagcaGATTGTGGAAAAACAGAATCAGCTGACGTAAACATATTTGATAAATTGTTTCTCCATACCAAGCCTGGGGAATCTGATACTTGGTTAAAATACTATGAATGTGGTAAATTTGATAAAGTTAGCTATAAGAAGTCACAGATCATTATTTACCATAGAACTCGTTTAGGGGAGAAGCTCTATGAATGCAGTGAATGTAGGAAACGCTTCAATAAGAAATCAAGTCTCATTAAACATCAGAGCAGACATATAAGAGAGATAGCCTATGGCTGTGGTAAATGTGGCAAAACCTTTCCCCAGAAGTCACAGTTCATTACACATCACAGGACTCATACAGGAGAAAAACCTTATAATTGTAGccagtgtgggaaagccttctcCCAAAAGTCACAGCTGACATCCCATCAGAGGACACATACAGGGGAGAAACCATATGAATGTggtgaatgtgggaaagctttcTCACGGAAGTCACATCTCATATCACATTGGAGGAcgcacactggagagaaaccctatggaTGCAGTGAGTGTGGGAGGGCCTTTAGTGAAAAGTCAAATCTCATCAATCATCAGAGGAttcatacaggagagaaaccttTTGAGTGTAGGGAATGCGGGAAAGCCTTCAGCAGGAAGTCACAGCTTGTCACACATCACAGGACCCACACAGGAACAAAACCCTATGGATGTAGTGATTGTAGAAAAGCCTTCTTTGAGAAATCAGAGCTCGTTAGACATCAGacaattcatactggagagaaaccctatgaatgcagTGAGTGTCGGAAAGCCTTCCGAGAGAGGTCCAGTCTCATTAACCACCAGAGAACCCATACAGGAGAGAAGCCTCATGGGTGCATccagtgtgggaaagccttctcCCAGAAGTCGCACCTCTTGTCACATCAGATGacacacacaggagagaaaccctttGTGTGCAGTAAGTGTGGAAAAGCCTTCAGTAGGAAATCTCAACTTGTCAGACATCAGAGAActcatacaggagagaaaccctatgagtgcaatgaatgtggcaaagccttcaGTGAAAAACTAAGcctcactaatcatcagagaatcCACACAGGAGAAAAACCATATGTATGCAGTGAGTGTGGAAAAGCCTTTTGTCAGAAGTCACATCTCATATCACATCAGAGGActcatacaggagagaaaccctatgaatgcaCGGAATGCGGGAAAGCCTTTGGTGAAAAGTCAAGTCTTGCAACCCACCAGAGAACCCATACGGGAGAAAAACCTTATGAATGCAGGGATTGTGAAAAAGCTTTCTCCCAGAAGTCACAGCTCAATACTCACCAGCGAATTCACACAGGAGAAAAACCTTATGAATGTGGTATTTGTCAGAAAGCTTTCTTTGAGAAATCAGAACTAATCAGACATCAAAGAACTCATACAGGAGAAAAACCTTATGAATGCAGTGAATGTCGGAAAGCCTTCAGGGAGAAGTCAAGTCTCATCAATCATCAGAGAACacatacaggagagaaaccctttGAATGCAGTGACTGTGGCAAAGCCTTCTCTCGGAAATCACACCTCATACCTCACCAGAGGactcacacaggagagaaaccctatggaTGCAGTGAGTGTAGGAAGGCCTTCTCTCAGAAGTCACAGCTTGTTaatcatcagagaattcatacaggagagaaaccatATCAGTGCAGCGAATGTGAGAAAGCCTTCTCCCAAAAGTCACAGCTCATTAATCATCGGAGAACTCATACACTAAAGAAGTCCTAG